In the Salvia splendens isolate huo1 chromosome 16, SspV2, whole genome shotgun sequence genome, GAAGCAATGTATATTATGAGATGGAATTTTAAATGCTGtaaagtttttaaatttttttagtgCAGTTGAATTTGCCATTAAACGTGAGAGGAACAATAAGAGGGAATTAATGAGATGAAGTACGAGTGCTACCAGTAAATATTGGAGTAAATGACTTCTTAATTAGAGTTTAATCATCCGACTTATTAATTCGAGTTCAATTAATCATCAATGGCACGAATAAATCAGTAGAGTAACCTACTTTAGTTAGATTGTTAACCACAGTACCGTTTCTCTCCTGAAAATTCCATTTATTATAGTAGtgttaatataataataaatgtaGTGTTATATTTAGGGAGAGaaatgtttgtttgttttgttttataattttagaTTGATTCAGTGATTCACATATCTTAAAAATTTTTTGATGCAATTATTtctacaaataaaaaagaagtatgatttgttcttttctttatttttttgaatcaATAGAGAAAATGGAGTACTTATGATCTTCCCGTCATATATTCTTGATTAAAATTCGATCAAATTAGTCATCGGCATCGTGACCACAACTTCCACTATCGCGCTTTTCTCTCTTATCTGAAAGTTAGCAACGTACATAATCACATCAGCCAATCGGtttcactaattaaatcaaGTCATAAACAATTTAATAATCAATCATACGTAAAATCCAAGAATTCACCTAAATAAAGTAAATCCAAAATAAGCAAATATCTGCGGGGCCCTTAATTTGACTCAAAAGAACCTAAAACATGGAATATCGCTTAATTCTTTCTTActaaaattaggaaaaaaataaCAGCCACCTCAAATCTCACAATCAGATATTCCGCATACCTATAAATCCCCAAAACATTcctcctaattttttttaaatcatcatcatcatcacagtTCAAAAGTGGCTTGAAAAATTGGGAGCGAGAGTTCCCTAGCACCATGAATTGATCactgaaaaaaatataatcagTGATCAAAAAACATATACAGATATACTCCTACATTGATAATAAAATGGGGGACCCTATCTCTAAAAGGAAGGGCCTGATCGCAGCCTGCCTCTCCACCCTCCTAGTCATCGCCGTCATCGTGGCCATCGTCACCACCACGGGAGGCGAAGGCGGCATCAGCCACAGCCTCGGCAGCACCAACGTCGACTCCACCACCAAATCCGTCGCCGCTATTTGCTCCACCACACAATACCAAGAAACCTGCCACGCCAGCCTCGAGGGGGCCAACACCACCGACCCGAAGAAGCTGATCGAGACGGCGATCAACGTCGCCGTCGAGAAAGTCAGCAACGCCCTCCGCCAGTCGAGCTTGATGAAGGAGGCCGCCGAAGACCCGATGACGAGGCAGGCCTTCGACGTGTGCCGCGACGTGCTCGAGAATGCCGTCGACGACCTCAAGCGGTCCGTGGAGCAGATCGACGCCGTCGAGGCGGATACGGTGGGGGAGTATGTCGCCGACCTCCGGACGTGGCTAAGCGCGGTGGTGACGAACCAGGAGACGTGCGTGGACGCGTTTGAGAACACCACCGGAGACACGGGGCAGGAGATGAGGAATTTGCTGAGGACTGCGATGGAGCTGTCGAGCAACGGACTGGCGATGGTCACGGATATAGCCGACTTCGTCGGGTCGCTGCAGCTCGAGGATGTCCTCGGCGGGGGGCGGAACCTGGCGGCGGGtggggaggaggaggatgttGTGGAGCGGCGGCTGGTTGAGGCGTTGAATTCGACGATCGTGGTGGCGAAGGACGGGAGCGGGAATTTCTCGACGATCAACGAGGCGCTTGCTTCGTTGCCGAAGACGAATAATGGTTCGCAAATCGTGATTCATATCAAGGCTGGGGTGTACAATGAGAATGTCGATATTCCCAAGGGGCTTAACAAGATTGTGTTCATCGGCGACGGCATGAATGCCACCAGAATCACCGGGAATAAGAGCGTTGCCGCCGGTGTTCAGACCTACTACACTGCTACACTTAGTAAGTACCTGATGaattaataattattcataGCTAAAATTTTCCTCAAAAATCTTGAGTTTTGGTCAAAATTTTGTTCGTTATGGAACTCTAGAAATTATCTACTTATAAGTTACTActccataaaaaatcataaatttggatttgttctataattatcacatgacaaaaaatatgatcACCTACGTATAATTGTTAATGTAGTTTAACTAAACAATGCCATTTTATTTATGAATATACTCCTACTTAATTgggtctttttttcttttagcaaaaaaaagCTAATATTTGTACTCTTTATGACTTTACACTTATTATTTCTCCAATCtgattctctcttttatttaattatttatggtGAAGTAGATGTACAAAATCAAGGGTGAATTTTGTTGTTAATAGTGTTGAATTGATGTTTATATTCTGTTGTAGTCGTGAGCGGCGAGGATTTCTTGGGCAAGAACATGGCCGTGGAGAACACGGCGGGGCCGGACGGTCACCAAGCCGTGGCCGTCCGCGTATCCGGCGACCGCGCCATCCTCTTCAACGTCCGCATGGACGGGTACCAAGACACCCTGAACGCGGACACCCACCGCCAGTACTACCGCAACTGCACCATCTCCGGCACCATCGACTTCGTCTTCGGCAACAGCCTCTCCCTCTTCCAAGACTGCACCTTCATCACCCGCAAGCCCGGCCCGAAGCAGGGGTGCATGGTGACCGCCCAGGGCCGGTCCGACCCCAAGAGCAACACCGCCATCATAATCCAGAACAGCAGGTTCACCGCCGAGCCGGCGCTCCTCGCCGCTAAGCCACCGGTGCCGGCGTACCTCGGGCGGCCGTGGAAGGAGCTGTCGAGGACCATCATCATGCAGTCCGAGATCGGGGGCTTCATCAACAGGACGGGCTGGGCCCGGTGGATCGAGGACATCGGGCTTGACACGTGCTACTATGTCGAGTACGGGAACCGCGGGCCCGGGGCGGATACCGCGGGCCGGGTCACTTGGAAGGGGATCCGGAAGGTGACGGCGGAGCAGGTGAAGAGCTGGACCGGCGGGGTTGTGTACAGAAACGACACGTGGATTAAGGCGTCCGGGGTTCCATACGTCCCCACGTTGTTGCCCCAAAAAAGtgcaaattaattttttagatTGATTTTGAATTTCGTGATGATTAATCAAATTCGATTCTTGTAATTAACCATACTCCGTGATTCTTTCACTGAAGAGATATGGAGTAGTATGACCTTTTGTTTTCGTTAAGGTTGTTGTGTATTAAAGTCtgacaaaaatgaaaagaacatatactactataaatatTGCACCCATATTTTTggttttatgtcatttataaGATTTTTGCAGATCAATGCCACCATATCCGAGAATTCGCATTGGTTTATCGATCACATCTTCTCATATCAAGGATATCTTTTAAGAATTTGGATGGTCAAAATgttagaatatatatatacttgagtgatggttgggcgaatttttgagggtagtaaatgcaggtaatgaatatagatcacgacacaaagaattacgtggttcgatttactgaggtaaatctacgtccacgggaagaaaggagggcaagattgtattgcttgatctggtttaccagcttacaaatacagacttgctatatgatatttgatgtctagagggcttttctatctgatctaagttctatttatacattgaactaagatcgtggcttgcatcaccactaactaggtcgtggcttgcatcaccactaactaggtagtggatgtcgtggaggtcatgagatcctgcatgggtccactatctctttgtttggtccgctatcctgcatgagatcctgcatgagttgacaccactaaatagatcgtgtagtggaggtcgtggaggttctgcatgagtccactatctcccagttcggtcgaatactgagaccgaacttctgaactatgaccgagcagcttttgccgatctgagagtagagcttgattggtcggcttttaccgagctgtaggctggggccgaactctttggtaatgccgaactgatactcttccttgggctttgggctgatgggccgtcactgctattgggcttgtttagtacgtactccatcactaccccccccgaaaagcgaagtgaatcacttcggcgaagcgagtcacttcggcattctggataaaggtacgggggaggctgacgtcaggggacgtgccttgcgcgtgactgcattaaatgcgacagtaaaatccggccgttgaatcctgaaaaggtgggattcgaaacggtgcgatgattttgaaatcttctccgaatctgataaatacgtcctttcttcatcagttgaacacttttgctattgcttcttctgcattctctctcttttgcgtaaaaaatttccttccgctttcaagaatttcttcagaatttcttcagactttcaaagagtaagaactatgtcttcttcttcttcttctgagtcaggtagcggtaggaaaggggataaggggtcttctagccggaaagaatccggggagaagaccgtagagtattttcacagcatcttgagtaaggatactgtgatatcccttcacgaaaaatatttttttcctggggggaaggttgcgattcccgacgaccttcatagggctgactcgccgccggagggttacgccaccgtttacgaagccggcttggaatgcgggcttcgtttccctcttccccctgcctttgtagagctgcttgatttttttcaactccctttaggtcaggtgactccgaactcttggaggcacttatcggcctttgctgccgaactgcgtaggctagataaggatctgtctctgagggcaatccttaatttcttccagtttaagagaaaaggatcttggttttacttgatccctttacagccttttagggccttctgcaaaaccaagtggccaaagtggcagcatcgcttctttttttataataggacagcggctccgggctttccctggagagggccgaagtccgtgattcctcatcctcggttagaaccgttggacgagctcgagggcgagctcaataagattcctatgattaggaagcagtacctggagtctgagctcgtcaagggcgacttcgtgttcgactcctcgtcttcggacgaagagactgagggtgaggaattcttttttatgcattactgccttgacgacgaaaactaaccttgttttcttgctttttggcagtgaacttgctgaacaagattagccgcaaatcctccgaatctaaggaaccggagaggccgaaaaccaccagctcggcgtctgatgccgagaagaatccgaagaggcaaaagacctcttcggatccaaaaaagccggagtccacttcggcaaaggggaaggggaagacccagaagcccccaagagcgccagagaaagacgtggtcttggcgcctccttcggaacatatctgtgagccctttttatggcccacggacttcgccgaggtgaattctcttcttgattttctggccttgcttttttcctgtattttttgtggcccctcggttgactttttcctttttccattttcagaggaacgatatgctctccaagctcgtcgccgttgaactctccaaagcgtccaacgattatgctgagatgcagaggaagttggcggcagctcgtcaccaggccgaacaggctaaggccgactttgagaaggccagagctgctaggatctcggcccaggatgaagcccagtttgccaaaaaccagctcgtcatccagcgagagcagacgaaacggagggatgctgccgccgtggttgcccaaggggaggttctccgtgctttcgcggagaaactctttctgagcaatcaattttcggcctttgtcggtgatctgctgaaactgatgaccgataatgccgagcaagggcccgaagtcgttctgccgctgtacggccgagagatagcagctcgtctccagagtctgccgctccttgaggagcttgcttcgtcctcggtcctgctttctgctgaccgagttcgtagttgccgagctgaccgggacgagaatatggaggctatctttgcctccttagggccagtttcacccgctccaattttccacggagagggtgagaccgagcagcctgatcagcagaccggagacaggcaggccgagcaagaggtgctgctgatcggtgatgggggcaccgagcaggctgggaggagcagggaggccgaggctgaagctgaggcagacaaggagaaggaagctgaacctcaccgaggagccggagacgaagctggcggagtatgatttcgtctcccttctcttagtttagtttcttccttgttgtaaaatggctttgaagccctccttgtgtaaaaaattttttcttatgaatgaaaaaattcttctttctgcacttgtgtcttcgtatagcttttcgtactctcttttactcctgttgtggtttactacatgctcagtaaactgaaatgccgaactgacatagctgctttgtattcttaactcttaaggagctggaggtacttcactggaagcggctgtactcttccgctttagacgaagctgagaaaaaagccatagctgaccagatgaagaatgacgaactcttggcttgtttagtgaagctggaggccgacaataaggacttagagtccgaaaaaaaaagatctggaggccgagctgaacactgccgtcgctgagaggactgcgtatgaggatttcatctgcaggcgcgggggaatgaccatctctgaagttcaggaacgagttgacgaactgtgggaggaatatcatgtactccggaggaacaatgcgctggagagctcggcttgccaacaagtcgtgaaatcattgcggcgctgggcttctcggtacgacatcattctttcccggcgtccctcaatcgagagattccttaggcatttcccgccaacagatggtcacactccagctcaaacccctgattcacttgctcaaaaccctactccaagtcagcaacgaactcaggaacagccggaaacgtcaagacgagaacggactcaggagcaaccggaaacgtcaagacaaggacggactgaagttcgtagaggagctgtgattatgagtgagcaagatcaacaaatgcttcgtgaagagactcttcgccgccgaggtgctagagcttcccgggctcagggaagaggcggtaggtcgattagagcatctcgtcgacctgcttattcttcagctgccgagaacgcccgaactcggcttcacgaggattttgtgaatagatggctcaactttagcaaccagggacagtagaatagtcc is a window encoding:
- the LOC121771111 gene encoding pectinesterase-like — encoded protein: MGDPISKRKGLIAACLSTLLVIAVIVAIVTTTGGEGGISHSLGSTNVDSTTKSVAAICSTTQYQETCHASLEGANTTDPKKLIETAINVAVEKVSNALRQSSLMKEAAEDPMTRQAFDVCRDVLENAVDDLKRSVEQIDAVEADTVGEYVADLRTWLSAVVTNQETCVDAFENTTGDTGQEMRNLLRTAMELSSNGLAMVTDIADFVGSLQLEDVLGGGRNLAAGGEEEDVVERRLVEALNSTIVVAKDGSGNFSTINEALASLPKTNNGSQIVIHIKAGVYNENVDIPKGLNKIVFIGDGMNATRITGNKSVAAGVQTYYTATLIVSGEDFLGKNMAVENTAGPDGHQAVAVRVSGDRAILFNVRMDGYQDTLNADTHRQYYRNCTISGTIDFVFGNSLSLFQDCTFITRKPGPKQGCMVTAQGRSDPKSNTAIIIQNSRFTAEPALLAAKPPVPAYLGRPWKELSRTIIMQSEIGGFINRTGWARWIEDIGLDTCYYVEYGNRGPGADTAGRVTWKGIRKVTAEQVKSWTGGVVYRNDTWIKASGVPYVPTLLPQKSAN